CGGGACTGGTCGACAAGGTCGTCGGCTATCTCGCCCCCGTGCTCCTCGGCGCCGGCCCTGCGGCCCTCGCCGACGCCGGAATCTCCACCATCGCCCAGGCGTTGCGCCTCGATGTGACCGAGACCGTACATATCGGCCCCGATCTGCGCATCACCGCCGTCCCCGGCCCTGCCCCGAAGGGAAACTGAGTGTTCACCGGAATTGTCGAAGAGCTGGGTGAGGTCACCGCCGTCGAGAACCTCGGCGACGCCTCCCGATTCCGCCTGCGCGGTCCCGTGGTCACCGAGGGCGCCAAACACGGTGACTCGATCGCCGTCAACGGCGTGTGCCTGACCGTCGTGGAACTCGGCGAGCAGGACTTCACCGCCGATGTGATGGCCGAGACCCTGAACCGCTCCAGCCTGGGCGCTCTGGCGACCGGCTCCCGGGTCAACCTGGAGCGCCCCATGGCGCTCGGCGGCCGGCTCGGCGGACACATCGTCCAGGGACACGTGGACGGCACGGGCCGCATCATCGAACGCAAGATCTCCGAGAACTGGGAGATCGTGAAGATCTCCCTCCCGGCGGACCTGACCCGCTACGTGGTCGAGAAGGGATCGATCACCGTCGACGGCGTGAGCCTGACCGTCGTGGACGCCGGACCCGACTACTTCACCATCAGCCTCATCCCCACCACCCTCGCCCTGACCACGCTCGGCATCAAGGAGCCCGGCGACCCGGTCAACCTGGAGGTGGACGTCATCGCGAAGTACGTCGAGCGGCTGCTCGGCACCTCCGCGCAGGAGCCCGGGGAGACGGCGAAGTGAGCGCCCTGCACTGGCTGAACTCGGAGGCGTTCACCGTCTTCGACCAGCACATCATCTGGTCCGACATGATCGGCAACACGATCGGTCTGATCGCCCTGACCCTGGGCTGGCTCCGCTCGATCTGGACCTGGCCCGCCCAGCTCCTGTCCGGCGTCGTGCTGGTCGCCGCCAACGTCTCCGTCCACCAGGCGGGCAGCGTCGGCAAGCAGCTCGTCGTCATCGCCGTCGCCGTGTGGGGCTGGCAGCAGTGGACCCGCGGCCGGCAGCAGGCCCAGGACGGCTCCATCGCCGTACGGTTCGCCACCTGGCGCGAGCGCGGCTACCTGCTCGGCGGCGCCGCCCTCGGCACTCTCGCCGTCGGCGGCCTGTTCACCGCGTTCCCCTCGCTCTCGTGGAGCCCGTGGGCTGACGCGTACATATTCGCCGGAACCCTCGTGGCGATGCTCGCCCAGGCCCGCGGCATGGTCGAGTTCTGGTTCGCCTGGCTCCTCGTCGACCTGGTCGGCGTACCGCTCAACTTCCACAGCGGACTCGCCTTCTCCGGTCTCATCTACGTCGTCTACGGGGCCCTCGTCCTGTGGGGCATGCGCGACTGGTGGCTGCGTACGCGGACACCCGCTCTGGAAGGAGCCACGGCATGACTGCCCAGCCCACCTGGTTGCACCGGGAACACGACGCATCCGTCGAGGACCTCTCCCTGGACCCCGTCGAGCAGGCCATCCGTGACATCGCGGCCGGCCGGCCCGTCGTGGTCGTCGACGACGAGGACCGGGAGAACGAGGGCGACCTCGTCATCGCGGCCGAGAAGGCCACCCCCGAGATCGTCGCCTTCATGATGAGCGAGTGCCGCGGACTCATCTGCGCGCCCATGGAGAACGACGAGCTGGAGCGGCTCGAACTGCCGCAGATGGTCGACCACAACACCGAGTCGATGAAGACCGCCTTCACCGTCTCCGTCGACGCATCGGCCGCACACGGCGTGAGCACCGGCATCTCCGCCGCCGACCGTGCCACCACGCTCCGGCTGCTCGCGGGCGGCACGGCGGGCCCCGGCGACTTCGTGCGCCCCGGCCACATCTTTCCGCTGCGCGCCCGTACCGGCGGGGTGCTCGTGCGCAACGGCCACACCGAGGCCGCCGTCGACCTCGCCCGGCTGGCCGGACTGCGGCCCGCCGGGGCCATCGTCGAGATCGCCGGGGAGGACGGCGTCATGCTGCGCCTGCCCCAGCTGGTCCCGTTCGCCCGTAAGCACGGGCTGACGATCATCTCCATCGAGGACCTGATCGCCTACCGCCGTACGTCCGAGCCGACCGTCCGCCGCGAGGCCGAGGTGCGGCTGCCGACCAACTTCGGCGCGTTCACCGCATACGGCTACCGCTCCACCGTGGACGGCGTCGAGCACGTCGCACTGGTCCACGGCGACATCGGGGACGGCGAGGACGTCCTGGTCCGGGTCCACTCCGAATGCCTGACCGGCGACATCTTCCAGTCCCAGCGCTGCGACTGCGGTCCCCAGCTGCACGCCTCCATGCGGCGCATCACGGAGGAGGGCCGCGGCGTGGTCGTCTATCTGCGCGGCCACGAGGGCCGTGGCATCGGACTGCTGTCCAAGCTCCGTGCGTACGAACTCCAGGAGCGCGGCGTCGACACCCTCGACGCCAATCTGGAGCTCGGCCTGCCCGCCGACGCCCGGGACTACGCGGCCGGTGCCCAGATCCTCAAGGACCTCGGCGTCCACAGCCTGCGGCTCATGACGAACAACCCCGAGAAGACCGCCGCGATCCTGCGGCACGGCCTGGCCGTCACCGGCCGTGAGCCGATGCCGGTGCAGGCCGGCGAGCACAATCTGCGCTACCTGCGCACCAAGCGCGACCGCATGGGTCACGATCTGCCCTGGCTCGACGCCGCCACCGCGTCGACCTGCGGCAACCAGTAACACACCAGCACGTATCCGGAACGAAGTAGGAGAGACATGAGCGGCAAGGGCGCACCCGAACTGTCCGTACGCAACTGCGGTGACCTGCGCGTCGCCGTCGTCGCGGCGCAGTGGCACGAGAAGGTCATGGACGGACTCGTCGACGGTGCACTGCGCGCGCTGCACGAGCTGGGCATCGACGAGCCGACCCTGCTGCGGGTTCCCGGCAGCTTCGAGCTCCCCGTCGTCGCCAAGGTGCTGGCCGGCCGCGGGTACGACGCGATCGTCGCCCTCGGCGTGATCATCCGCGGCGGCACCCCGCACTTCGAATACGTGTCCCACGGCGTCACCAACGGCCTCACCCAGGTCGCCGTCGACACCGGCGTCCCCGTCGGCTTCGGTGTCCTCACCTGTGACACCGAGGAGCAGGCACTCGACCGGGCCGGCCTGGAAGGGTCCAACGAGGACAAGGGGCACGAAGCGGTCACCGCCGCCGTCGCCACCGCCACCACACTGCGCTCGGTCAGCGAACCCTGGCGCTGAGTGCGGGTCCGGGACCCCGTATTCTTAAGGACATCATGGCGAACAAAACCTTCGAAGAGCTCTTCGCCGAGCTGCAGCTCAAGGCCGCCAACGGCGACCCCTCCACTTCCCGTACCGCCGAACTGGTGGACAAGGGTGTGCATGCCATCGGCAAGAAGGTCGTCGAGGAGGCCGCCGAAGTCTGGATGGCCGCCGAGCACGAGAGCAAGGACGCAGCCGCCGAGGAGATCTCGCAACTGCTCTACCACGTCCAGGTGATGATGGTCGCGCGCGGAATCTCCCTCGACGACGTCTACGCCCACCTCTGAGCACGACCTCCGCCCCCGTCCGCACGTATCCGTACACCCCTTTCGCAAAGGAAACCCGACCTCATGCTGCGCATCGCCGTCCCCAACAAGGGTGCTATCTCCGGGCCTGCGATGGCGATGCTCCATGAGGCGGGCTACAAGCAGCGCAAGGAGTCCAAGGAACTCGTCCTCGTCGACCCCGAGAACCAGGTCGAGTTCTTCTACCTCCGCCCGCGCGACATCGCGATCTACGTCAGTTCGGGCCGCCTCGACATCGGCATCACCGGCCGCGACCTGCTGCTGGACTCCGGCGCCGATGCCGAGGAGATCCTCCAGCTCGGCTTCGCCCGCTCCACCTTCCGCTACGCCACCAAGCCCGGCACCGCAGTCGGCCCCCAGGACTTCGACGGCATGACGATCGCCACCTCCTACGAGGGCATCGTCGCCAAGCACCTGGCCGAGACCGGCGTCAACGCCTCCGTCGTCCACCTCGACGGTGCCGTGGAGACGGCCATCGAGCTCGGAGTCGCCCAGATCATCGCCGACGTCGTCGAGACCGGCACCAGCCTGCGCAACGCCGGACTCGAAGTCATCGGCGAGCCGATCATGAAGTCGGAAGCGGTCGTCATCCGCCGCACCGGCGCCCCCGGCGACGACCCCAAGGTCCAGCAGTTCCTGCGCCGCCTCCAGGGCGTCCTGGTGGCCCGCAGCTACGTGATGATGGACTACGACTGCCGCGTCGAGCACCTGGAGCGCGCCGTGGCCCTCACCCCGGGCCTGGAGTCGCCGACCATCTCCCCGCTGCACCACGAGGGCTGGGTCGCCGTCCGGTCCATGGTCGCCTCCAAGGAGGCACAGCGGATCATGGACGACCTGTACGACCTCGGCGCCCGCGCCATCCTCACCACGGCCATCCACGCCTGCCGCCTCTGACGGCGGGAGACGGAAGAAGACCATGTCAGCCCCCGCACTCCCCGACCTTCCGGTCACCTTCCGGCCCACCCGCACCCGAGTGGTCCTGCTGAGCGTCGGGGCGGTGATGTTCGCCGTCATCACCGTCGTCGCCTTCACCCTGGAACAGCTCAGCGGGGGAGAGCGGGTCAGCTTCGTCTTCACCGCGCTGCTCTTCTTCGGCGTCCTGGCGCTGCTCAGCCGCCCCAGGATCGTGGCGGACGACAGCGGGGTGACCGTGGTCAACCTCACCCGCACCCGGCGGCTGTCCTGGGCGGAGATCGTCCGCGTCAACCTGCGCGCCGGCGACCCGTGGGTCTTCCTCGACCTCAGCGACGGGACCAGCATGCCCGCCCTCGGCATCCAGCCCGGAATCGCCAAGCAACAGGCCATCCGCGACGCCAAAATGCTCCGCGCCCTCGCCGAGAACCGCGGCACCGGCAAGGACAACGGCTGAGCCCCCTGCCCCGTACGGCCTCTTGTTGATTACTCTGGAGGGTGGCGGCGCCCTGTGCGCCCCGCCCCGCACCAGAGGCCCCCGAGGCCCGCGGGGCTTTCCTGCGACCCAAGGAGTGACTCCCTCCAGCAATGGACGGATCGTCCGGTAGTACCTGCGCCGCCCCTTCTGTGGAGGCGGCGGCATGACCACCCCCCTGCTGCTTCTCAGCGCGGCATTCCTTCTCATCCTCGCCAACGGGTTCTTCGTGGCAGCCGAGTTCGGGCTCGTCACCGTGGAACGGGCGGACGCCGAGCGCGCCGCCGCCGAGGGCGACCGACGGGCCCGAACCGTCGTCGGCGCCCTGCGCGAACTCTCCTTCCAGCTCTCCGGCACCCAGCTCGGCATCACCATCACCTCACTGGTGGTCGGCATGCTCGCCGAGCCGGCTCTCGCCCAGCTGCTGGAAGGCCCCCTCTCCCTGACCGGTCTGCCCGACGGTGCCGTCCCCGGCATCAGCGTGGTCATCGGCATGCTGCTCGCGGCTGCCGTCCAGATGGTCATCGGCGAACTCGTACCGAAGAACTGGGCGGTCTCCAAGCCGCTCCAGGTCGCCCGGTTCGTCGCCGGACCCCAGCAGGGCTTCACCCGGGTCTTCCGCCCGGTGATCGGCCTGCTGAACACCGTCGCCAACCGTCTGGTGCGGCTTCTCGGCGTCGAGCCGACCGAGGAGCTGGCGTCCGCCCGTACGCCGGGGGAGCTGGTCTCCCTCGCGCGGCACTCGGCCGAGGCCGGCACTCTCGAACAGGACACCGCGGACCTCTTCGTACGGACCCTCTCGCTCGCCGGGCTCACCGCCCAGCATGTGATGACCCCGCGCGTGAAGGTCAGCGCCCTGCAGTCCTCCGCGACCGCGGCGGACGTTCTCAACCTCACCCGTGCCACCGGCCTCTCCCGCTTTCCCGTCTACCAGGACCGCATCGACGAGGTCGTCGGCATGATCCACCTCAAGGACGCGCTGGCCGTCCCCGCCCAGGACCGCCTGCGGACCCCGGCCGGCCGGATCGCCGTGCCGCCGCTGCTGGTGCCCGAGTCCCTGCCCGTCGAGCAGCTGCTCCAGCGGCTGCGCAACGAGCAGCCGATCGCCGTCGTGGTCGACGAGTACGGCGGCACCGCCGGCGTCGTCACGCTGGAGGACATCATCGAGGAGCTCGTCGGCGAGGTGCGGGACGAGCACGACGCCGAAGGCGCCGACCGCCCCGAGCTGGCCGCCGCCGCCCCCGAGGACGGGCGGCCCGCCTGGGACGCCGAAGGCAGCTGCCGGGTACTGACCCTGCGCCGGATAGGCCTCGACGTACCCGACGGCCCCTACGAGACCGTCGCCGGACTGGTCGCCGACCTGCTCGGCCGGATCCCCGCCCCCGGTGACCGGGCCGAGCTGGCCGGCTGGCGGATCGCCGTCCGCCAGGTCGGCCACTACCGGGCCGAGAAGGTCCGCTTCGTGCGCCTGGCCGAGGCACCCGCACCGGCCGCCGAGCCGCGGGCGTCCCGCCGGGTCCTGGAGGCTGCGCGATGAGTCTGGTCCAGTTGCTCTTCGCCGGACTTCTCGTCCTGGCGAACGGCTTCTTCGTCGGGGCGGAGTTCGCCCTCGTCTCGGTGCGCCGCAGCCAGATCGAACCCCTGGCGGCAGCCGGGTCGAGCCGGGCCCGCCAGGTGCTGTACGGCCTGGAGAACCTGCCGCAGATGATGGCGGCCGCCCAGTTCGGCATCACCATCTGCTCACTGACCCTCGGCGCCGTCGCGGAGCCGACCGTCGCCCATCTGCTGGAGCCGGTCTTCCACACGGTGCACCTGCCCGAAGGACTGATCCATCCGCTCGGCTTCGTGCTGGCGCTGGTCCTCGTCGTCTTCCTCCACCTCGTGATCGGCGAGATGGTCCCGAAGAACCTGGCGATGGCGGCCCCGGAGAAGACCTCGCTGTGGCTCAGCCCCGGGCTCGTCGGTTTCGCCAGGCTTTGCCGGCCGGTCACCTCGGCGCTGGGCGCCTGTGCCCGGCTGGTCCTCCGTCTCTTCGGTGTCGAGCCCAAGGACGAGGTGGAGGCCGTCTTCACCAGCGAGCAGCTCAACCGGCTCGTCGAGGACTCCGGACAGGCCGGGCTCCTGGAGCCGGAGGCGCAGGAACGGCTGGAGGACGCCCTGGAGCTGGGCAGCAGGCCCGTCACCGACGTGCTCCTGCACCGGGCGGCCCTGGTGACGGTGGACCCGTCCGTCACCCCGCGCCGGATCGAGGAGCTCACGGTACGGACCGGCTACTCGCGCTTCCCCGTCTGCGCGGAGGGCGGCGGCCCGTTCATGGGCTACCTGCACGTCAAGGACGTCCTCGACCTGGAGGACGGCGAGCGGGCCGTCCCGCAGCACGTGTGGCGCCCCATGGCGACCGTACGGGCCGAGCTGCCCCTGGACGACGCCCTGACCGTGATGCGCCGCGCGGCGACGCACCTGGCCCAGGTCGCCGACGCATCGGGCCGGGTACTCGGCCTGGTCGCCATGGAGGACGTACTGGAAATGCTGGTCGGCGAGGTACGGGACCCGGCCCACCGGGTCTCGGAGCCCCGCCGCACCGAGGAACGGCAGACCGGCGCGGACGAGCTGTCCGCCCTGGTCGGCTAGTACCTCTCCTCCGGGCCGTGGCCGGCGGGAACCGCCCTCACATCTCAGGCGGCTCCTGCCGGCCCCGGCCCACCGGGCCCCTGCCCGACAGCACCTCGCCGTACGCCTGCATCAGATCCGGCAGCCGCAGCGTCGCCAGATCGTCCCGCGTCGGCACCGTCGCATAGCCCGAGAGCCGAAGATCGCGGTAGGCGCAGCTCTTCTCGTACAGCGTGCGCAGGAAGCGCCCGTTGCCCAGCTCGTCCAGCCAGCCCTGGTCGACGACATGGCCGCTGATGGACCGCAGCTCCTCCACCGACTCCTCGTCCCACATGTCCCCGTTCTCCGCGGCCAGCACTTCACCGATGGCGGTGAGCTCCAGCGGCCGGTAGCTGGGGAAGTCCACCCGGGTGGTGAAGCGCGAGGAGAGCCCGGGGTTGGTGGACAGCAGCCGGTCCATGCCCTCCGGGTAGCCGGCCAGGATGACGACGAGATGGTCGCGGTTGTCCTCCGCGCGCTTGAGGAGGACCTGGAGGGCCTCGTCGCCGTACGCGTCGCCCTTGCTGTATCCGGTGTTGGAGAGGCTGTACGCCTCATCGACGAAGAGCACCCCGCCCAGCGCCGAGTCGATCAGCTCATTGGCCTTCACCGCAGTCTGGCCCAGGAACTCGCCGACCAGATCCGCCCGCTGGGCCTCGACGAGATGCTCCCCGCCCAGCAGGCCCAGCGCGTAGAACACCCGGCCAAGAATCCGCGCCACCGTGGTCTTGCCGGTCCCGGACGGCCCCGAGAAGACGAAATGCCGCTTCGGCGGCTGGACGGGCAGTCCCTGGCCCGCCCGCAGCCGCGCCATGTTCAGCTGCGCCGACAACGCCTTGACCTGACGTTTCACCGGCTCCAGGCCGACCATCCGCTCCAGCTCCGCGAGCGCCTCGGCGAGCAGCACGGGATCGCTGAGCCCGGCCGGGAACGGCTGCTCGGCGGACTGGCCGGGGACCGCCGTCTTCTCCCGCGCGCCGCCCGGCGGAGGGGACACCCCGACGCCCGGCAGATCCGTCGGCTCGTCGCCCGGCCGCAGTTCCCGGCTGTCCACCAGATCGGTGCCCAGCAGCGAGTCGCCGTCCGGCTGCGCCTCCAGGAACATGCCGTCGGTGCCCAGCCCGGTCAGCGAGACCGCGGCCAGGCCGGACGCCTCCTCGGAGCCCTCCAGCCCGTCGTAGTCCGCGATCGCGGCCAGCCGCGCCGAGGTGTCCATGAACGCCGGGTCGATCCGGTGGACCGCCCGGTACAAGGGGAGAGCGGCCGCGCTGCGGCCCGTGCCCTCGTGCGCGCGGGCCAGCCAGTAGCGCAGTTCCTTGCGTTGCGGCTGTTCACTGCGGCAGCGCATGAGCGCGGTGGACAGCAGGGGTTCGGCCTGCCCGTACATCTCCAGCCGTACCCGCGCCATCCCGCCGAAGAGCCCGGCCTCGATCCCGAGCAGCGGATCGTCGATCAGCTGCTCCGTATGGCGTACGAGCTGCTCCCAGTCCTTGACGAGGTAGGAGCGGCAGGCGTGCAGGAAACGGACCTGGGGGTCGGCGTCCACCGGCGGCAGGCCGGCCAACGCCCGGTCGAGCTCCGGGACATGGCGGCCGTCCAGCCAGTGCGAGGCGTGCGCGAGCAGCAGGTCGCGCGGACTCTCCAGCACCGGCTGCACCCACCAGCCCAGCCAGTACCAGGAGTTGATGGTGCGACGGTGGCGCCCGCGCTGATCGCCGAACCGGTCGCGATGGCGGTACATGTGCAGCAGCGCTGTCGTCGTGTCGACCCGCAGTGCGTGGAGACCGAGCCAGGCGTCCGCCATGCCGGGATCGAGGCGTACCGCGGCTCTGAACTCCTCTTCGGCCTGCGGGTAGGCGCCCATCGTGTAGGCGTCCACGCCGCGCAGCCACGCGAGGTCGGCCGGGGCCTGTGCGCCCTGCGTGCCGATATCCATCAGGTCCCCCACAAACCGTGCCCCAGGATGTCCCGCCGCACGGCGGCCCGCCGAGGCGCGCCGAATCACTGTGCCATGGACGGGAATTGACCGCACCGAGAGGCATCGTACCTGCGCAGGGAGTATGCGACTAAGGGTGCCGCAGGCCGAGGACGGGCCGTGACCCAGGGTAAGCGGAAGGGGGTGCGGTGAGGCCGGAATCAGGTGTCGGACACAGAACGAAGCCCCCGATCACGGGGGAACAACCGGGGGCTTCGCGTCTGCGGGGGCTCCGAAAAGCCGCACATTGAGAACGTAAGACCTGTACCGCCCCCGGGTCAAGCGGAGTTGAGGCACATCCAGCCCGATTTCCGACTGCTCAGTATGGCCGGTCCCGGTGATCACGATGGGTGACGGAATGATTCATTCCTGCTGTCGTGGGGGATCCCTCCAGCCACTCGTACCCCACAGGCAACTGGCGTACCAGGACATCGGCCCAGCGGCGCGAGGGATCGGCCGAGAAATGGGCCGTCTCGGCGGCCGTCCAGCCGTCCCAGAAGGAGTTCAGCGCCGGTCCGTCCCGCCGCCGGCCACGCTCCCAGGACTCCGTGGCCGGCAGATCCATCCACAACAGGTGTGCGAGGCAAGGGCGCAGGGCCCGCCGTCCCGCGCCGACT
This genomic interval from Streptomyces sp. NBC_00464 contains the following:
- a CDS encoding phosphoribosyl-ATP diphosphatase, with the protein product MANKTFEELFAELQLKAANGDPSTSRTAELVDKGVHAIGKKVVEEAAEVWMAAEHESKDAAAEEISQLLYHVQVMMVARGISLDDVYAHL
- a CDS encoding hemolysin family protein gives rise to the protein MSLVQLLFAGLLVLANGFFVGAEFALVSVRRSQIEPLAAAGSSRARQVLYGLENLPQMMAAAQFGITICSLTLGAVAEPTVAHLLEPVFHTVHLPEGLIHPLGFVLALVLVVFLHLVIGEMVPKNLAMAAPEKTSLWLSPGLVGFARLCRPVTSALGACARLVLRLFGVEPKDEVEAVFTSEQLNRLVEDSGQAGLLEPEAQERLEDALELGSRPVTDVLLHRAALVTVDPSVTPRRIEELTVRTGYSRFPVCAEGGGPFMGYLHVKDVLDLEDGERAVPQHVWRPMATVRAELPLDDALTVMRRAATHLAQVADASGRVLGLVAMEDVLEMLVGEVRDPAHRVSEPRRTEERQTGADELSALVG
- a CDS encoding nicotinamide mononucleotide transporter family protein; this translates as MSALHWLNSEAFTVFDQHIIWSDMIGNTIGLIALTLGWLRSIWTWPAQLLSGVVLVAANVSVHQAGSVGKQLVVIAVAVWGWQQWTRGRQQAQDGSIAVRFATWRERGYLLGGAALGTLAVGGLFTAFPSLSWSPWADAYIFAGTLVAMLAQARGMVEFWFAWLLVDLVGVPLNFHSGLAFSGLIYVVYGALVLWGMRDWWLRTRTPALEGATA
- the hisG gene encoding ATP phosphoribosyltransferase, giving the protein MLRIAVPNKGAISGPAMAMLHEAGYKQRKESKELVLVDPENQVEFFYLRPRDIAIYVSSGRLDIGITGRDLLLDSGADAEEILQLGFARSTFRYATKPGTAVGPQDFDGMTIATSYEGIVAKHLAETGVNASVVHLDGAVETAIELGVAQIIADVVETGTSLRNAGLEVIGEPIMKSEAVVIRRTGAPGDDPKVQQFLRRLQGVLVARSYVMMDYDCRVEHLERAVALTPGLESPTISPLHHEGWVAVRSMVASKEAQRIMDDLYDLGARAILTTAIHACRL
- a CDS encoding bifunctional 3,4-dihydroxy-2-butanone-4-phosphate synthase/GTP cyclohydrolase II, giving the protein MTAQPTWLHREHDASVEDLSLDPVEQAIRDIAAGRPVVVVDDEDRENEGDLVIAAEKATPEIVAFMMSECRGLICAPMENDELERLELPQMVDHNTESMKTAFTVSVDASAAHGVSTGISAADRATTLRLLAGGTAGPGDFVRPGHIFPLRARTGGVLVRNGHTEAAVDLARLAGLRPAGAIVEIAGEDGVMLRLPQLVPFARKHGLTIISIEDLIAYRRTSEPTVRREAEVRLPTNFGAFTAYGYRSTVDGVEHVALVHGDIGDGEDVLVRVHSECLTGDIFQSQRCDCGPQLHASMRRITEEGRGVVVYLRGHEGRGIGLLSKLRAYELQERGVDTLDANLELGLPADARDYAAGAQILKDLGVHSLRLMTNNPEKTAAILRHGLAVTGREPMPVQAGEHNLRYLRTKRDRMGHDLPWLDAATASTCGNQ
- a CDS encoding AAA family ATPase, whose translation is MDIGTQGAQAPADLAWLRGVDAYTMGAYPQAEEEFRAAVRLDPGMADAWLGLHALRVDTTTALLHMYRHRDRFGDQRGRHRRTINSWYWLGWWVQPVLESPRDLLLAHASHWLDGRHVPELDRALAGLPPVDADPQVRFLHACRSYLVKDWEQLVRHTEQLIDDPLLGIEAGLFGGMARVRLEMYGQAEPLLSTALMRCRSEQPQRKELRYWLARAHEGTGRSAAALPLYRAVHRIDPAFMDTSARLAAIADYDGLEGSEEASGLAAVSLTGLGTDGMFLEAQPDGDSLLGTDLVDSRELRPGDEPTDLPGVGVSPPPGGAREKTAVPGQSAEQPFPAGLSDPVLLAEALAELERMVGLEPVKRQVKALSAQLNMARLRAGQGLPVQPPKRHFVFSGPSGTGKTTVARILGRVFYALGLLGGEHLVEAQRADLVGEFLGQTAVKANELIDSALGGVLFVDEAYSLSNTGYSKGDAYGDEALQVLLKRAEDNRDHLVVILAGYPEGMDRLLSTNPGLSSRFTTRVDFPSYRPLELTAIGEVLAAENGDMWDEESVEELRSISGHVVDQGWLDELGNGRFLRTLYEKSCAYRDLRLSGYATVPTRDDLATLRLPDLMQAYGEVLSGRGPVGRGRQEPPEM
- a CDS encoding riboflavin synthase is translated as MFTGIVEELGEVTAVENLGDASRFRLRGPVVTEGAKHGDSIAVNGVCLTVVELGEQDFTADVMAETLNRSSLGALATGSRVNLERPMALGGRLGGHIVQGHVDGTGRIIERKISENWEIVKISLPADLTRYVVEKGSITVDGVSLTVVDAGPDYFTISLIPTTLALTTLGIKEPGDPVNLEVDVIAKYVERLLGTSAQEPGETAK
- the ribH gene encoding 6,7-dimethyl-8-ribityllumazine synthase; the encoded protein is MSGKGAPELSVRNCGDLRVAVVAAQWHEKVMDGLVDGALRALHELGIDEPTLLRVPGSFELPVVAKVLAGRGYDAIVALGVIIRGGTPHFEYVSHGVTNGLTQVAVDTGVPVGFGVLTCDTEEQALDRAGLEGSNEDKGHEAVTAAVATATTLRSVSEPWR
- a CDS encoding hemolysin family protein; the encoded protein is MTTPLLLLSAAFLLILANGFFVAAEFGLVTVERADAERAAAEGDRRARTVVGALRELSFQLSGTQLGITITSLVVGMLAEPALAQLLEGPLSLTGLPDGAVPGISVVIGMLLAAAVQMVIGELVPKNWAVSKPLQVARFVAGPQQGFTRVFRPVIGLLNTVANRLVRLLGVEPTEELASARTPGELVSLARHSAEAGTLEQDTADLFVRTLSLAGLTAQHVMTPRVKVSALQSSATAADVLNLTRATGLSRFPVYQDRIDEVVGMIHLKDALAVPAQDRLRTPAGRIAVPPLLVPESLPVEQLLQRLRNEQPIAVVVDEYGGTAGVVTLEDIIEELVGEVRDEHDAEGADRPELAAAAPEDGRPAWDAEGSCRVLTLRRIGLDVPDGPYETVAGLVADLLGRIPAPGDRAELAGWRIAVRQVGHYRAEKVRFVRLAEAPAPAAEPRASRRVLEAAR
- a CDS encoding PH domain-containing protein, with the translated sequence MSAPALPDLPVTFRPTRTRVVLLSVGAVMFAVITVVAFTLEQLSGGERVSFVFTALLFFGVLALLSRPRIVADDSGVTVVNLTRTRRLSWAEIVRVNLRAGDPWVFLDLSDGTSMPALGIQPGIAKQQAIRDAKMLRALAENRGTGKDNG